In Amphiura filiformis chromosome 2, Afil_fr2py, whole genome shotgun sequence, one DNA window encodes the following:
- the LOC140140042 gene encoding uncharacterized protein codes for MAFEFTTCTLIANCSTAGCSNGGTCIHTPDSYVYNCACSSGWTGSLCKTSTSFPSAPCSGSPCQNGGTCLIVLGKSMCICVDSWQGDNCEIRDAVPVGIDCSSYESQCANGACISRFLWCDGIQDCIDGGDEKDCSGSSLDVLDGCKPWQFNCGDGANCVPVESRCNKVKDCDNGADEYGCGYPDPVTDLTGSLSGQCGRLEFRCEDGRCIMGRARCDGNPDCRDGSDERNCASIVQNPPCSVWDFDCGDGSCVDRRGRCDRYPDCQNEADEANCDAVQPKLPSEEPLMPTTPIHTNGRDPPCDGFLCPDGYCIPGSWVCDGDYDCGDYSDEQSNLCPGRYVPCNGFRCSDGFCIRGSWECDGDNDCGDYSDEQNCHTGICDSGMALEHDEYVFTVPTFYPTGEWEPPHVFITTPSRDPVNVTLSIPGLNHESCHTTDRDHHADIPLPIEISLNLGDGKQNVTGIIRSSGMVAVHVIDSESIEGDVFTVYSSSRLGNVYYVATYTPDTSFFCVTALSPDTVVSVKKNSNKIIFIILDSTRVIGLTEVMVKTCPEHE; via the exons ATGGCCTTCGAGTTTACAA CTTGTACTCTGATAGCCAATTGTTCAACCGCAGGATGCAGTAATGGAGGTACCTGTATTCATACACCAGATAGCTATGTATATAATTGTGCTTGTTCTTCTGGCTGGACTGGCTCACTTTGCAAAACCTCAACAAGTTTCCCATCTGCACCTTGCAGTGGCTCACCATGCCAGAATGGAGGTACATGTCTGATTGTGTTAGGGAAATCCATGTGTATTTGTGTTGACTCATGGCAAGGAGATAACTGTGAAATAAGAGATGCTGTGCCAGTTGGTATTGATTGTAGTAGCTATGAATCACAATGTGCCAACGGTGCTTGCATTAGTCGTTTTCTGTGGTGTGATGGGATACAAGACTGTATAGACGGCGGTGATGAAAAAGATTGTTCTGGATCTTCATTAGATGTGTTAGACGGTTGTAAACCATGGCAATTTAACTGTGGTGATGGAGCTAATTGTGTTCCAGTGGAGAGTCGCTGTAATAAGGTCAAAGATTGCGACAATGGTGCTGATGAGTATGGATGTGGTTATCCTGATCCAGTAACAGATTTGACTGGATCATTGAGTGGGCAATGTGGACGGCTTGAGTTTAGATGCGAAGATGGCAGATGTATCATGGGAAGAGCTAGATGTGATGGAAACCCGGATTGTAGAGATGGAAGCGATGAGAGAAATTGTGCTTCCATAGTGCAGAATCCTCCATGTAGTGTCTGGGATTTCGATTGTGGGGATGGTTCTTGCGTGGATAGAAGAGGGCGCTGTGACCGATATCCTGATTGCCAAAATGAAGCTGATGAGGCTAATTGTGATGCTGTCCAACCAAAACTTCCATCTGAAGAACCACTAATGCCGACAACACCCATACACACTAATG GTAGAGATCCGCCATGCGATGGGTTTCTTTGTCCCGATGGATACTGCATACCAGGATCATGGGTATGTGATGGAGACTATGACTGTGGCGACTACTCGGATGAGCAATCTAACTTATGTCCTG GTAGATATGTGCCATGCAATGGGTTTCGTTGTTCTGATGGATTCTGTATTCGAGGATCATGGGAATGTGATGGTGACAATGATTGTGGCGACTACTCGGATGAGCAAAATTGTCATACTG GAATCTGCGACAGTGGAATGGCGcttgaacatgatgaatatgtTTTTACTGTCCCAACATTTTATCCGACTGGGGAATGGGAACCCCCACATGTATTTATCACAACACCTTCACGGGATCCTGTTAATGTGACTCTGTCTATTCCTGGGCTCAATCATGAGAGTTGTCATACCACCGACCGTGACCATCACGCCGATATCCCGTTACCGATTGAAATCAGTCTTAATCTTGGCGATGGAAAGCAAAATGTAACCGGTATAATAAGATCATCAGGAATGGTGGCTGTTCATGTTATAGATTCTGAATCTATCGAAGGCGACGTATTTACTGTTTACTCATCTTCGCGTTTAGGAAATGTGTATTACGTGGCAACATACA